In the genome of Triticum urartu cultivar G1812 chromosome 5, Tu2.1, whole genome shotgun sequence, one region contains:
- the LOC125506134 gene encoding BTB/POZ and MATH domain-containing protein 2-like yields MQKLVFHLAPRMAKHCNISVAMVADESVQRSYTRSCILKVDGYSRARTLLKNDEYLTSPPFSVGGHNWAVTYYPNGSELCPDYISIFLHLRSAHAEGVKANFTFSLLDENGEPVPSYTRNHGTHTFSRKAPNWGNHNLMKKAKLERSEHLKDDCLTIRCDVTIMTEILGEEETRASPDDLHRHLGDLLESKDAADLTFQVGGEEFPAHRCVLVARSSVFKAELLGAMEESSSSAIKIYDMDPDVFKALLHFIYTNKVSPVIDVAMASHLLVAADRYNIGSLKQICEEKLCCHIDSNMVATSLAIAEQHGFHRLKEACLQFLASPSNLEAMMSSNGYEHLKSSCPSVLKEIIARILPAEWNAAKDIIMSI; encoded by the coding sequence ATGCAGAAGCTTGTCTTCCATCTTGCTCCAAGAATGGCGAAGCATTGCAATATTTCTGTTGCCATGGTAGCTGATGAATCTGTGCAGAGGTCATATACACGGTCATGCATTCTCAAGGTAGATGGATACTCAAGAGCCAGGACGCTACTCAAGAACGACGAGTACCTGACTTCTCCACCTTTCAGTGTTGGAGGCCACAACTGGGCCGTGACCTACTACCCAAATGGTAGCGAGCTTTGTCCTGATTACATATCTATTTTTCTACATCTTCGATCCGCCCATGCCGAAGGTGTGAAGGCGAATTTCACGTTCAGTCTACTAGACGAGAACGGAGAACCGGTGCCTTCGTACACCCGTAACCATGGCACACATACATTCTCGAGGAAAGCTCCAAACTGGGGCAACCATAACCTGATGAAGAAAGCTAAGCTGGAAAGATCGGAGCATCTCAAAGATGATTGTCTGACCATAAGATGTGATGTCACCATCATGACGGAGATCCTCGGTGAAGAAGAAACAAGGGCTTCTCCAGACGACTTGCACAGGCATCTCGGTGATCTCCTCGAGAGCAAAGATGCAGCAGACCTAACATTTCAAGTAGGCGGGGAGGAATTCCCCGCTCATAGGTGTGTCCTCGTCGCTCGGTCATCTGTCTTCAAGGCGGAGCTCCTCGGCGCCATGGAGGAGAGTTCCAGTAGTGCTATCAAAATCTATGACATGGACCCTGACGTGTTCAAGGCCTTGCTCCATTTCATATACACCAACAAAGTTTCTCCTGTGATTGATGTGGCGATGGCCAGTCATCTACTCGTAGCGGCTGATAGGTACAACATCGGCAGCCTGAAGCAGATCTGTGAGGAGAAACTGTGTTGTCATATTGATTCAAACATGGTGGCAACCAGTTTGGCTATAGCTGAGCAGCATGGTTTCCATCGTCTGAAAGAAGCTTGTTTGCAGTTCCTTGCTTCACCATCCAATTTGGAGGCGATGATGTCAAGCAACGGTTATGAGCATCTCAAATCTAGCTGCCCGTCTGTTCTCAAGGAGATCATAGCTAGAATACTCCCGGCTGAATGGAACGCAGCAAAGGATATTATCATGTCAATTTAG
- the LOC125509645 gene encoding GDSL esterase/lipase At5g03610-like — MNLPAIPPLACALLLLHLNVSPVESSPPQGLGKGRHPPGKGNHHGHNGHSGDDGHQHDHSDDYNGYSFYVFGDSFADNGNLVKMNPRSQLNRQWRYPYGLSGRFSNSLVQSDFIAYMLGQKKSPPAHRLTRKVGRAGLNFAAGGSGVFDVPGTQTLARQIHTFHKLVKDGDIDQDRLASKSVALVAVSGNDYAALPADTKSFAEVEDFARKVVEEIAFNVRRLQDIGVQKVLVNNLHPFGCSPSETRAFNHTRCNERRNLAATLHNHHLANELAGMEDVLVVDLNAAFSNVVRHYNDEDGGGDIIPNLFREKLAPCCESTDPKGYCGQVDTEKLEPLYKVCDNPNYFFFWDEMNPTMVGWQAVMGPLDYPIRKFLGLIR; from the exons ATGAATCTCCCGGCGATCCCTCCGCTCGcctgcgccctcctcctcctccatctcaATG TTTCTCCCGTGGAATCGTCCCCGCCGCAGGGGCTTGGGAAGGGGCGCCACCCGCCCGGAAAGGGGAACCACCACGGCCATAACGGGCACAGCGGCGACGACGGGCACCAGCACGACCACTCCGACGACTACAATGGCTACAGCTTCTACGTCTTCGGCGACTCCTTCGCCGACAACGGCAACCTCGTCAAGATGAACCCTAGATCCCAGCTGAATCGCCAGTGGCGCTATCCCTATGGCTTATCCGGCCGCTTCTCCAACAGCTTGGTTCAGTCCGACTTTATCG CCTACATGCTAGGGCAGAAAAAGTCCCCTCCGGCGCACAGGCTCACGCGCAAGGTCGGCCGGGCAGGCTTGAACTTCGCCGCCGGCGGCTCCGGCGTGTTCGACGTGCCGGGCACCCAGACGCTCGCCAGGCAGATCCACACCTTCCACAAGCTCGTCAAGGACGGGGACATCGACCAGGACCGCCTGGCATCAAAATCCGTCGCGCTCGTCGCCGTCTCCGGCAACGACTACGCTGCCCTTCCCGCCGACACCAAGAGCTTCGCCGAGGTGGAGGATTTCGCCAGGAAGGTGGTGGAGGAGATCGCGTTCAACGTGCGGCGCCTGCAGGACATTGGCGTCCAGAAGGTGCTCGTCAACAACCTCCACCCTTTCGGCTGCTCGCCGTCCGAGACCAGGGCCTTCAACCACACGCGCTGCAACGAGAGGCGCAACCTGGCCGCCACGCTCCACAACCACCACCTCGCCAACGAGCTGGCCGGCATGGAGGACGTGCTCGTAGTCGACCTCAACGCCGCCTTCAGCAACGTCGTCCGGCACTACAACGACGAAGACGGGGGCGGCGACATCATTCCCAATCTCTTCAGGGAGAAGCTGGCGCCGTGCTGCGAGAGCACAGACCCCAAGGGGTACTGCGGGCAGGTCGACACGGAGAAGCTGGAGCCCCTCTACAAAGTGTGCGACAACCCCAACTATTTCTTCTTCTGGGACGAGATGAACCCCACCATGGTTGGGTGGCAGGCCGTCATGGGCCCGCTCGACTACCCCATCAGGAAGTTCTTAGGGCTCATTAGGTAG